The following is a genomic window from Hypomesus transpacificus isolate Combined female chromosome 14, fHypTra1, whole genome shotgun sequence.
AACAATTAACTTTATGATGTTTTCTACATTTTAATGTTGGATGAATGTTTTGCATTGATGACAGAATATACaaccagtttttttttatacaatggATTCTAGTTTTGTGGTGTAATTTATCATATTCTTAATGTAGCCTGTCTTTCTTACTTACGTGTTTCATGTTTGTCTTTATTGTAAGTGTACATGACGAAGGAGCAGTGACAACATATGAGAGACTATCAACATCTCAATATTGTAAATTTGTTCCTGACACCTTTTCAGTTGTTTTCTTCTCCTTGGCTCATACAATTAGACCAAAAAAAAACTCTGAGAATGTGTAATGAGTTATTGTGTTGTACAGTGTCATTACTATGGATAGTTATCATTcatgttttcttttccttttttaatCTTCATATTCACATTTTGACAACGAAAATGCATTTTTCCCCTCCTTGTGTATTTCAGGGGATGTGCAACTTTCTTTGACAATACCTTCCTCAGTGGCCTTCAAGGGTTATGTCTGTAGCAGGTGCTGTGCTGAGTTTACAGAGCTGTCGGATCTGGGGGAACACAGGAAAGAATGCTCTCAAAATAATTTAGTCCTGATTGTGAATGAAAATGAAGACCCAGAGTTgctttctgaaatgttctctATTGGCTTCTCATCTCCTAATACACCGGGAGAACAGAGTGAAATGGTCAACAGTTTTGAAACTGAAGAAATCAATGATGTCCTTGAGGACCAAATGGAGGAAAGTGAAGAATCTATGGATTTTTCTGGATTTAAGAGCAGCAATGGTAGTCTTGATAGACCAAGCAGCACCAGTGGCAGCAGCTGCAATGGCAGTAGCACTGATAACATAACTGACAACATCTCATTTTCCTCCGTTCTCCCAACATCACTACCTCAACCTAGCAACCCATCGGAAAAGAGAATGTTCTCATGGCTCAACAGCAACGTCATTATTGAGAACCTTGAGAGCACCAAAGTTGCGGTGGCACAGTTTACACAGCTCAATTGTACTGACTTTAGCTGTAGTGGTAATGGTAAGATGTCTGTCTCATCTCTCATGGAGCAGCTTTTGGCTCTGCAGTTACAGCAGATCCACCAGCTACAGCTAATCGATCAAATTCGTCACCAGGTTTTGTTGTTTTCCTCccagaggttgaagatgtcagaAGCAACCACAAGCTGCAACCAGGACTTACCCTTGTCGAAGCAGGCCAATCAGCTCATGACCTTGAGCTCACATCTGTCCCAGCAGCTAGCTGCAGCGGCTGGTCTTACTCAGAACCTGGCCAGCCAGTCTGCTAGTATTGGTCACTTTAAACAACTATCAGCAATGGTACAGGTAGCCAAGAGTAGTCCTGGTGACGGTACCCAGTCTAGTTCAGAACCCTTACAAAGCATGGGTAAACTGGTGAACTCGGCCATGAACAAGAAGCTTTCCAAGAAGCAgtccacatttgaaaacagtaTATACCCTAAACTGAATTTATCAGCGCAAAAGAAGCAGTCCATAAGAGTATTTGGACCAGACAGCTTTGTAAAATCATTGAATGACTCCAGTCTACCTCATTCGCCACAAAACAATCAACCAGCTGCTAGTACAATACCAAGTAAAAATTTGGAGAACCCCAACACTTTGACATCATTGGCACAGCAAATTCAAGGAAAACCAACAAATACTACAGTTTTTGATCCCCAAATCCCTTCCAAAGAGGCTTTCTTCAAACATAAATGCAGATTTTGCGCCAAAGTATTTGGAAGTGACAGTGCCTTGCAAATCCATTTACGTTCACACACTGGAGAGAGGCCATACAAATGCAACATCTGTGGAAATCGTTTCTCCACGCGTGGAAACTTAAAGGTACACTTTCAGCGCCACAAGGAAAGATATCCACATATACAAATGAATCCGTACCCTGTTCCAGAACACCTAGACAATATCCCAACAAGCAATGGAATTCCTTACGGCATGTCTATGCCCCCAGAGAAAGCAGTCACATGCTGGCTTGATGGTAAACCACCTCTGATTGCTTTACCTACATCTACTGACTTGCTGCTTTCATCAAGATCCCccaatcttctctctctcatcaagaAAGAGGAGCAGTCTGTCTCTATAAGCACACCTTTTAGACCAGAAATTGGTGACTTTGTTACATCAGAAAAGCATAACACGAACACTGACTTCACAGAGGCGGTAAAAAGCCCTAACCTTAGCATCAATCTCAAAAGTGAAGGTCTGAAACTCCCTTTAAACTTGGTCCCCAAAATGACCCCTAAAGCGGGAGGATCACCTGATCATCTAGCCACTGATATTCAGTCAATCCATGCAGATCCCAACAAGATGAAGCAGTTCAATACCAATTATTCCTTTGGGGGAGTTAATCTGTTCCAGAGTTCTGAAACCTCCAAACTGCAGGAACTGGTGGAGAGCATTGACAAGAAGGTGGGTGACCCAAATGAGTGCATCATCTGTCATCGAGTATTGAGCTGTCAGAGTGCCCTGAGAATGCACTACCGAACACATACAGGAGAGCGACCCTACAGGTGCAGAGTGTGTGGCCGAGCGTTCTCTACCAAAGGAAACCTTAAGACACACCTTGCTGTTCATCGTGCCACGCCACCGTTGAGAGTTCAACACTCTTGCCCCATCTGCCAAAGAAAGTTTACTAACGCCATGGTCCTTCAGCAACATATCCGCATGCACACTGGTGGCCAGATCCCCTGTGTATCCCTTCCAAACCAGAGCAATACAAAGTCAATGGTAtctgaagaagacttggacaagTTTTCAGATAAAGAAATGGAGGACTTTCAAGACAGTGGAATCATGCCAAGGTTTGATTCATCATCTGGCAGCTCATCTCCATCTTCAGATAACATGGCAGCATATTCCTTTGATAGTAAAGAGATTGGCTACCTTGGCAAAGTAATGACGACACATGGCAACTGCCTGAAGGAAGTAACATTAACTGAAGAGGACTGCCAACTCTATGATTCATCATCTCTTTCCGGTGGCCTGAAAGGCTTTGCAGGCTCTGACACTACAAATTCAAAACAGCCTACATGCATGTTCCCAAACAAGAGTGTCTCTGTTGAGTGTAACCCTACATGGTTCCAGGATTCATACCATGCACAAATAAATTCAAGACCACTCCAGCTTAATTCCCCTGACATTGCATCCTTAGACCTAAAACCACTAAAAGATCTCAAGGGGCCCTCAGATATGATTACCTCCTTCCATGAACAAGGCTTCTTAAAGAACACTGCATGCGATATATGTGGTAAGACATTTACTTGCCAAAGTGCCTTGGACATCCATTATCGAAGTCATACCAAGGAAAGACCATTCATTTGCACAGCTTGTAACAGGGGATTTTCAACAAAGGGGAACCTTAAGCAGCACATGCTAACTCACCAGATGAGGGATCTGCCTTCTCAGCTGTTTGAGTCTTCCAATCCCAGTCTTGCTTCCAGTCTCATCCCATCTGGCCAATCCATGAACTATCCAATCATCATCAAGACAGAGGTAAACAACTTCCTGAATGTTTCAGGCAAAGAAAGGGACTGTTCTGGTTTGAGCACTTCCTCCGCCACATCAGTTGTTGATGCTCCAACACCTCGAAGGACACCTAAGCAGCACTACTGCTTGAACTGTGGAAAgaccttctcttcctccagtgCTCTTCAGATCCATGAGAGGACCCACACCGGGGAGAAACCTTTTGCATGCACCGTCTGTGGAAGGGCATTCACTACCAAAGGAAATCTGAAGGTAGGCTACACATGTCCACTTTCACTTCTGTTTTGGAAACATATATAAATTGTTGTTCAGTTTTAGCCTTCCCTATCATAAAGTGTTTGATTTTATACAGTACATTGAGTCCGCCATTGTGTATGTATTGTAACTGGGCCTgattttgtttatgtaattgtttcTCGCCTCCCATTTCAGGTCCACATGGGAACTCACATGTGGAACAGCACCCCAACAAGAAGGGGTCGCAGACTGTCTGTAGAAGGACCGTTGACAATTATAGGGACCCATCCTGTGAGGCTCCCAGAACCTCCTCAAAAGGACATGATGGTCAGATCCAGAAATGGTAATTCCCTGTATCTTTGGAACCACTATACAGATTCTCTCTCAAAAACCTTGACAAAAAGGGCCAATGATATCTCAATAATCCAGGCTGGGGGTGTGTCCTATTGCTCTGGGCCAGTAGGAGCCAAGAGAACTTCACCTATTGGAGGCATAACTGTTGGTTTGGATAAGCTTCGCCACAATGACCACAACAACTCCTTAACAATGCATGGAAAGACTACAGCAGATAGTGATAGGAATTACTGTTTCACACGTTTaatagaagagaggaaggaaatgaTTGCCAATTAGGATTATACTGTAGTTTGATTTGAATTTGGGAGGGTAGTTTATGTTCTTTAAAAAGTTGTTAAATATTGGTTATGAAACTATTGGAATTTATGTGGAGTCTCATAGTGAAGTATTCTCTTTCTAATGTGTTGTTTGCATTTTGTGAATTTCTGTGTTGAAAAAACCCTTCTTAATATTTGACTTTTCTACAGTAATTTTGAGGCGCTTATGATGCTAAAAGCATAATTTTACATTTGAATTGCTTTTCTGTCAAAAAAACCTCTGCTATCCAATTAATCATTCATGCCATCCAACCCATCTTAATGATACACCTTTAGTACTTCAAAGCTAAGGTTGGGAGCATTTAGTTTCGAACCCCTAATGGTAATGGCTGGTTGAATACTGCTTTGTCTCTGAAAGGTTATCATTTTAAAAAGCATAATTAAATAGCTAAATAATCTTACAAATGTATTGTGAAACTGTTTAAATTAATATAAGTCATGTGTCTAGATATTCTGAGTGTTACATTTCCAATGTTTAACCATCACTTTAAATATTTGTTATTAACTTCAGTTGTATATTTGAGAAGGCAAAGATATATTTGTAGCAATGTTTCTGTTGTAGTTTAAACAGGTAGACTTGTTCGCATTGATATTTGTTTTtcctttatttgtattttttttacattgcaaATAAAGATGGAGCATTTACTTCATAAACATTTTACAATACTGCATTGGCAATTTTGGTAAAAGACAGACAACCTTGTTTAGTCCAATAgttaatattttttactgttcactgataaaaataaaatattcagAAGGGCAATGCTTTGATCATTCACATTCTTGTTTCTCTCCAAAAAACTCATAGGAGCATGTTTGTCCTGAAACCAGTTTACTCTGTCTaaggtgtgtccatgtgtgtaatTGGATGACAAGATTTGTTGCGACATTCACTTTAAGGTAACAGCTGATGCAGGGAAGTTATGCAAACCGGAAGTATTTGTCTTAATAAAACTGATTGTGATTCATATCTTTATGATGAAAACATGAGTTAAATTCAGTTATTTAGAATGACATGTATGAGCAGTACAATAATGATGTGTTTTGTATTGATCAAGCCTTTGTTATAATAATATGAGTGTTTTCAGATATGATGTACATGTACATCTGTGCAAAGTTCCTACTTGTGTCTGAATGAAAGTCAGTAATTATCTTAACTTTTCTCAGTTTCTGAAATAAGTTTCATATTTTTATGTTAAAACAATTGTAAAACTTTGTCTGTTCAGCAGTGAGTCCCATCTTTATCTTTCAATTAAAACAAATTTGAAATGCACCACAAATCTCCCTCACTGTCAGTGAAACATTACCCCAAAGAGTCAGGTGCCCCCTTCTCTATGGTAGTGTCCTGATGAAAAGCTCAAACAGACTCCCAACATCTGACCAATAATAGACAACTAATATGTCTATTGACGGGCAAAACCACATTCATCGCACATATCAAATCCTCTGTGAAAGAGACAGGGTCCCTGTGCTGTCACAACCTATTATACATATCTCACAGTCCCACTGACCAGCTGACAGTGCCGAAACCTTAAACCAGCCGTCCGCCATTAGCATTAGAACATGAGTAATCAACTGGAATGAACCACTGGGGAAACGGGAACAAAACCCACCCAAAGCCATTCAAAGACACGTCTGCTAAAGACTGGTCTGAATCCCATGCAGAGGCAGACACCGACAAGTACACAATCATACAgtattaatacacacacagacacgtgaacacacaatcacaaacatAAAGGGTATGATAGATACTGCACACATCAAAGTAAGTAATGGCAGGAATTGAATAAATCGTATTAGGATGAAAAGACGGCGAGGGCTTCTTGTATGGACCAGAATCAAGTTATTTTGTCATTTCAAACAGTTCAATTTTAATAACAAACTAAAACATGCCTCCTTGTTTCACACTGCAATCATTTCCTTTTATGTTGCCTGTCACAACCGATACAAAGAAAACCCTGGACATTCGCAGAATACATTCCAAAATAATTACACCTCTGTCCATGATTGCATTGTGTAGAAATATGTAGTACCTGTGGTTGCAATCTCTGTATTTCAGAGTACATGACAGGACATGAGGGATGGGAGGGGCATAATGTGCTTAACAGCTGACTTTAAAAACTAATCACTGGCAAACAAAGGTGCTTTTCTGATCATTGCATATTTCACGGCAAAACTCCAGAGGTCAGCATGTTGTTTGCAAGAAGGCAGTTCCTTTGTATGCATTTGAACAGTGATCATCACACTTTTGTTGCCGTGCCAGTGGAAATATTCAATAACAGAAGACCTGCCAAACTATACACTCCTCCCCCCTGACTAGTCTGTCTGATGATAACATTGTGATTATGGCTTTGTTGTCGGACGTGCCTGTTGCACAGATCATTTCTGATCACCAAACTGAGGCAACCCTTTCATAGTGACTGGGGGCCGTGGCATTTGAGCCTGTCTTTCTAGAGAGAGGTTGGGGAGCTTTAGCAATGTTCGCACTTCTATCCTCTCACATCAATTCATGCTCCAATGAAGGGCCAGCTCAGGCTTTCAGTGTCAATAGAACAAGAAATATGTGTATGTAATCTGGATCATATATACTATGAGTCAATAATTGTGTAAAATGAAATGGTCTGTCCTTTTTTGAAGAATGTGCTCTGTCATTATCTTCTGTAACAAATCTTTAATTGAACCTCAATCATTGATATACCGTATATCAGGGTTTCTTGCCGTTGTGTAGTGGTCTCAAAAGTGTTGATGGTGACCCTGCCATGTTGCTGAGAGATAATAGACAAAGATTCAGAATAGTGGTTCTCACTGTCACATGTTTTGAATCCTCCATATTCATGTTTACACATAATCCTCATGACAGACGTGTGTTCTACAAATGCCCTTAAACCACCCTTTGCTTTTAATTAGTACAATACATTCCAGTGTTAGTATATGTAtagtgtatcagtgtgtttAGTCTCCCTTCCATTAAACCCACTTCTACAAAATGCCAATAGTGTCCAACGTATCTTTACAGTCATTCAAAAAGAGTCCTTACTAAAACTTTCCTTACTAAATCTCTGGTAGAGTGAATAGGTTATCTTGGCCTCAGGGCTGGCTAGTTCTACGTCCATCTGAATAACACTCAACACCTGTCATCTTAACCTCATATCCCAGCTAAACACCTGATCTCCACGCACTAAAACACAACAGTCCCTGCATACATGTTTTGATGGATGATTATGGGTAGCCTTTGGCTACCAGAGCGGTGCTACACCTGGTTGGCATTCCCCAAGGTTCGGTTTAGGTCCATTTTGATGTACAAGAGACGTGACAGTGTTTCATTTTGCCTAGAAGGACTTTGAAGTCTTATTCGTATTCTATGATAATTTGAGTGTGATAAGACTATCAAAAACATTGTCTGGGCGGATTAGGTTTTTCAAAGCCGAGGCAACCTTAAGACTaccaaaaagagagacagactttTCAAAACGTTCTCTAAATCgataaacacatttttattaAATAACCCTCCCTCCTTAGCTTGTCTCAAAGGGGTGTGAACAGACATTCAGCTAACCGCAAAAGCTTTATTAAAAGTAGTTCCTTGATTAAGACTGGATATCTAGTGCATACCAAACTGACTGTTGCGGGTCTAGtggattctttttttaaatcagtTTCTGGGGATGTATTGTATCGTGTGGTAGGAGTGTGGTACCAAGACTAGTGCGAGGTGGTCAAGTCACTGATCCTTCCCAGGAgaaagcagagaggagcagaagatCTGCAAGATTACTAGAAATCTGAAATATTGGATTATTCGAAATGTCAAACAATATTTCACAGATGAACACATGGTACTAATTCTGACATTGTCTGGACTTTAGGAGAATGGGCGGCTCATTCAGAACTGATAAGACCATCCACCACTGAAGCAAAGGATGATGTGCACAATGACAAACAcactgtctccctctatcttcaCCTCACCTATTATCAGTAACCTATAATATAAATATGCAAATCCATTGCATGGACATTACAGTCTTCACTAGGGGCAATTCATCTCCCTaaagcttacatttacatggtAGAGAAGGACCATGCATCATAGTATGTCATTTTGAAACCAAATATTAATCAATTGTTCAAGCCTGAATTGGTCCAATGGTACATGATGTACAACGAGGCTCACAGAGTTAACTCTGATGTGCATATTCAGCCGCTTTTTGGGACATAACATGATCATTCAGCTATAGCATTAAAATTCAGTAAGGTCTGAATTCTGCCCTTTTCACTTGGGGGCATAGTCAGGCTGGGAGCCTATCTGCTACAGAGATCACAAGCGGGATCCCACTCAGCCATTTAACCTTGAATGGTCGTACCCTTACAGCACCAATAGAATATATACAAAGAAATGCTAAATAGAATGCAGACATGGTAGTGTAACATGCCGTTCTTATCATCGTTATACAATTTTATGGACACCACATAATATGTACTCTAATGTTTTGTTCttaaaaattaaaataactGATCATTTTTTACAGTTGAGCAAATTAGTTCCAAATCAGCCCTGGTCTTGGGATTTTTTGCTTTTAGTGTTCCACTCCAGTAGAATGGGTTACTTCATTGATCCCTGAGGGGATATTTCAACTGCAGAGGCAACAAAACATGCAACAAATGCCATCAAGTATACAAAATAAGGCTAATAAAGACAACAACATATACAATATCCTACTGTGACCTTACACAAATGGGAAGACTCTCTCACCTCACAGTCATATTTGTATACTGTTTCTGTGCAGCTGGGCTACACTGCCGTGGCAACAGCTGGACTATGGTGTCATGCTGTGAGGGTACGAGAGGGGGGGCTGGAGTCATTGACTATGACTGACTATGAATTCTGCCCATAGCACACTGCCTGCCTGGCACACACTGGCACTTCCATTGTTCCAGGAATTATGACATGGGCAGCTGGTTGATATGATAATTGAGAGTACGttcttgtgtgggtgtgggtaacTCAACACTGCTGACGTATACCTAACCCAGTGGAATCGGACGACTCACTGACTGAAATTACAATTTAAGTGTTATGACAAAGAACATAGTATTACGCCTTTAGAACAGcctacatttgaaatgattataATTATATGAAATGATGAATTTATATTAAACATATATTCATTTGTATCAACACATCTGATTTAGATCCCGTGGTATACTACAGTTTTAGAAGGCATCCAACATTTATTCAAAAGGAAGAGGggaattaaaaagaaaaaactcaACCATCTAACTGGAGTTTATGTGGAAGTGCAATCATGGCGCCCTTCAGCAGCTGTTTTGGTGGATTCATAGTTATTCAGAGATCCCAAAGCCATGACAGGTAGCCTGTCTCTGATTCCATATTTAGTAGTTTGCACAAGTTATTCAACAGTAAGATGGATACTGAGCACATTTTCAGTTGAAGATAAGCCACACTTACAGGATCTCTCACCCTGGTAAAAATACAATTCGATTTTGCATGGCAGCATCCCAGTGCCCATTCAGTGCTCTTATTTTTCCTTCATTTTTGTTTCCCAATTATATTTACCGTTGTTTTAAAGCAAATATAAAGGGTTTTAGCACAAATAGAGAACACATCTTGTCAATAAAGCCATAGGCTGGCTCTTAGATAAGAGTGCTTCAAACTGATATTACTAATTACTCTGaccttgaaataaaaaaaaactgccaaTGGCTCTGATCAACAAACATTAAAAGCCCTGCTTTTAAGAGTCTTATAAACATAaacatatttacagttttttttttttttactgagtgCCGCCTTGTACATTAGCTATAGTCTCTGCATAAACGATCTATTGATTCAGTTTCACCACTAGTCAATCTCAAAATGGCTTTGACATTTCCTCATGACCTTTGAGTTTCCTTGATTGTTATCTCCTCACATCTGTCCGCTAAAGCTGTGGTACAATTGGTCTATGGTGACCTTTTTGTATCTGAAAAACCTAAACCATGACTACTAGAAAGAAGTTGACGACTATGTCATCTTACAAAGTGCTCTAACACTCAATGCCTTTTCCGATTCATCAGGTTACAAACTTGCACATGAACTAAATCAGAAAGACATATTGTGTTTGATACATTTATGATTTTGCATTAATGGTTTTATGCAAGTCCATCCTATGTGATGGAAACTGACATTAGCATTCAAGCTATCATGCTCAAATCCACAATGAAATCAACTCATCTCACACAGCTGGTTGCAAACTAAACTGTTCACACCAGCCTTGGAACAAACAGAAAATTATAGTCACTCACTGGTACAGAGAGAAATGTATCAAAACTGATAAATAAATGCATAGGGCGAGCCTGCTGGCTTAAACAATGGACCACAATGAAATGCCATTGTTTCTTTACAGGCCCTCGTTTATGTGCTGATTTGCTGTCTTAGACAGACACTGGCTTTCACTGGGTGAGGTTTGTTTCATAAAAGGCCACTGGTGTTAACATAGAGCACAAAGCTCGTATCTGGGTAAATGTCAAAGTGTACTGTACAGAAATAATTATGTTTTGTCATTGATGTATTTAAAGTCATTTGCATATGTAACAATGGGCATGTATTTCAAAATATGATATGAAAGCATtgtgtatttattatttttgggGTTAATGACAGGTATGCCTGTAAAtaacacaaaaagaaaacagacagGGAAGGTTGTGGTGCATTGTTTGTagtatacagtacatgcagTGCAATGATTACAGCCTGGGTGTTTAACATTTGACCTTTCACTTTGGAGTTCACTGGCTAAAGATACTGAGTGTGCTCCATGCAAGACGTATAGTAAGTATTTCAAGATACTAAGCCTAAAAATAATAAGTATAATCTATTACCGCATCCATAACAGCTACACTTCTGTAAACACAAATGTGCAAAAAATGTTTGAGAAAGTCTCCATCTAGTGGACAACAGCGGCACTGTTCGAGACGGCAGTCATACAAGCCACCCTCACTAAGCTTCCTCCCTCAAGTAAGCGAGTGTAGTTACTGAGATCAGTGCTAACAGCTTTGTTTGGTACACAGGTCAAATGTCTCAGCTAGATTGGTACTTATATATAGTAAGTTTGTACGCTGTGTGTACTAAGTTCTACTGTTAGAGAACGACTGGATTTGGGTTGGATTGAGCACAACACAACCGCAGAAGACAGGAGAAAAGGAAATTGggcagaaaaaaaggaaattatATTATGACTCCATCGATTTATGTAAGTCACTGTGGTTACACCATCTCCAAATCCCCTACAGATGGCAATTTACTTTCAACATATTACACAAAACATACATGTTGCATAAATGAAgcgattttttttttgcctaaGCATTGTCAAACTTGGGGTCAGAGT
Proteins encoded in this region:
- the LOC124476775 gene encoding sal-like protein 1, producing MSRRKQAKPQHVELDHNMYLSENVGDVQLSLTIPSSVAFKGYVCSRCCAEFTELSDLGEHRKECSQNNLVLIVNENEDPELLSEMFSIGFSSPNTPGEQSEMVNSFETEEINDVLEDQMEESEESMDFSGFKSSNGSLDRPSSTSGSSCNGSSTDNITDNISFSSVLPTSLPQPSNPSEKRMFSWLNSNVIIENLESTKVAVAQFTQLNCTDFSCSGNGKMSVSSLMEQLLALQLQQIHQLQLIDQIRHQVLLFSSQRLKMSEATTSCNQDLPLSKQANQLMTLSSHLSQQLAAAAGLTQNLASQSASIGHFKQLSAMVQVAKSSPGDGTQSSSEPLQSMGKLVNSAMNKKLSKKQSTFENSIYPKLNLSAQKKQSIRVFGPDSFVKSLNDSSLPHSPQNNQPAASTIPSKNLENPNTLTSLAQQIQGKPTNTTVFDPQIPSKEAFFKHKCRFCAKVFGSDSALQIHLRSHTGERPYKCNICGNRFSTRGNLKVHFQRHKERYPHIQMNPYPVPEHLDNIPTSNGIPYGMSMPPEKAVTCWLDGKPPLIALPTSTDLLLSSRSPNLLSLIKKEEQSVSISTPFRPEIGDFVTSEKHNTNTDFTEAVKSPNLSINLKSEGLKLPLNLVPKMTPKAGGSPDHLATDIQSIHADPNKMKQFNTNYSFGGVNLFQSSETSKLQELVESIDKKVGDPNECIICHRVLSCQSALRMHYRTHTGERPYRCRVCGRAFSTKGNLKTHLAVHRATPPLRVQHSCPICQRKFTNAMVLQQHIRMHTGGQIPCVSLPNQSNTKSMVSEEDLDKFSDKEMEDFQDSGIMPRFDSSSGSSSPSSDNMAAYSFDSKEIGYLGKVMTTHGNCLKEVTLTEEDCQLYDSSSLSGGLKGFAGSDTTNSKQPTCMFPNKSVSVECNPTWFQDSYHAQINSRPLQLNSPDIASLDLKPLKDLKGPSDMITSFHEQGFLKNTACDICGKTFTCQSALDIHYRSHTKERPFICTACNRGFSTKGNLKQHMLTHQMRDLPSQLFESSNPSLASSLIPSGQSMNYPIIIKTEVNNFLNVSGKERDCSGLSTSSATSVVDAPTPRRTPKQHYCLNCGKTFSSSSALQIHERTHTGEKPFACTVCGRAFTTKGNLKVHMGTHMWNSTPTRRGRRLSVEGPLTIIGTHPVRLPEPPQKDMMVRSRNGNSLYLWNHYTDSLSKTLTKRANDISIIQAGGVSYCSGPVGAKRTSPIGGITVGLDKLRHNDHNNSLTMHGKTTADSDRNYCFTRLIEERKEMIAN